A window of Fictibacillus halophilus contains these coding sequences:
- a CDS encoding NifU family protein: protein MAETQNLEMREQVEEVLDKLRPFLLRDGGDVELVDIEEGVVKVRLMGACGSCPSSTITLKAGIERALLEEVPGVVELEQVF, encoded by the coding sequence ATGGCTGAAACTCAAAACTTAGAGATGCGTGAACAAGTTGAAGAAGTTCTTGATAAATTACGCCCGTTCCTTCTTCGTGATGGAGGAGACGTGGAATTAGTGGATATTGAAGAAGGTGTAGTAAAAGTACGCCTTATGGGAGCATGTGGTAGCTGCCCAAGTTCAACAATTACACTAAAAGCTGGTATCGAACGTGCACTTCTTGAAGAAGTTCCTGGTGTTGTTGAATTAGAACAAGTATTTTAA
- the argF gene encoding ornithine carbamoyltransferase, with protein sequence MSIVHPLRQTQTQKDFLTLMDYSTSEIIDLLNLAKDLKKQGPSAPPLLKGKILGMIFEKSSTRTRVSFEAAMLQLGGHAIHLSTRDIQMGRGESISDTAKVLSGYLDALMIRTFHQSTVEELAQSGSIPVINGLTDDFHPCQILADLLTILEYKGSFKGKKLAYIGDGNNVAHSLMIGAAKVGMDCTIICPENYEPKEEIVSYAKEVAKQNGSVIEVTHDPIEGIKNSDVIYTDVWASMGQEAEAEVRLKHFKDYQVNRELVSYAKSDYIFMHCLPAHREEEVTAEIIDGPHSVVFHEAENRLHAQKALLVRLMS encoded by the coding sequence ATGTCAATCGTACACCCACTTCGCCAAACGCAAACTCAGAAAGATTTCCTAACGCTGATGGATTATTCTACATCTGAGATCATCGACTTATTGAACCTTGCGAAAGACTTGAAAAAACAAGGTCCATCTGCACCACCTTTACTAAAAGGAAAGATCTTAGGAATGATTTTCGAGAAATCATCGACACGTACTCGCGTTTCGTTCGAGGCTGCAATGCTGCAGCTCGGCGGTCATGCGATCCATCTATCGACTCGTGATATTCAGATGGGTAGAGGAGAATCGATCTCAGATACAGCGAAAGTATTGTCCGGCTATCTAGATGCGCTAATGATTCGTACGTTTCATCAATCCACAGTTGAAGAGCTTGCACAGAGCGGATCTATTCCTGTAATCAACGGACTTACGGACGATTTTCATCCGTGTCAGATACTAGCTGATCTTCTTACAATTTTAGAATATAAAGGGTCGTTCAAAGGGAAAAAGCTGGCGTATATTGGTGACGGAAACAATGTCGCACACTCTTTAATGATTGGAGCCGCAAAAGTGGGCATGGATTGTACTATTATTTGCCCTGAAAACTACGAACCGAAGGAAGAGATTGTTTCTTATGCAAAAGAAGTTGCGAAACAAAACGGTTCTGTTATCGAAGTAACTCATGATCCGATTGAAGGTATTAAAAATAGTGATGTGATTTATACAGATGTTTGGGCGAGCATGGGGCAAGAAGCTGAAGCAGAGGTACGCCTAAAACATTTTAAAGATTATCAAGTGAATCGAGAGCTGGTCTCATATGCAAAGAGTGACTATATCTTTATGCATTGTTTGCCTGCACATCGAGAGGAAGAGGTAACGGCGGAGATTATTGATGGTCCTCATTCTGTTGTTTTTCATGAGGCTGAAAACCGTCTTCACGCACAAAAAGCATTGCTTGTTCGTTTGATGAGTTAA
- a CDS encoding carbamoyl phosphate synthase small subunit, protein MKGCITLSNGHAFDGDWISDNQYGSGEVVFYTGMTGYEQVLTDPSYQGQIVVFSYPFIGNYGFDPKSMESAKIQVAGVVMAECFGFVAKDNRQSIVDLLNAYQIPALTNVDTRSLIQQIRIKGSLPAVLHVPSITPDSFQLEEYWPTTSMKKTGSGDTHIVLIDFGYKKSIVDALVNEGCRVTIVPFDQDIADIEKLNPDGFVFSNGSGDPMRFSAYFHRYKNLAMRYPTLGICLGHQILALAFGGETRKLKFGHRGANQPVMNLKTGKVSMSSQNHSYVVQKESLAETGFNIWFENVNDQSVEGLWHRSFNVASVQFHPEAAPGPNEHKEIFQNFINSVQHTEKVRSYA, encoded by the coding sequence ATGAAAGGCTGTATAACGCTATCTAACGGTCATGCATTTGATGGTGACTGGATTAGTGACAATCAATATGGTTCAGGTGAAGTTGTATTTTATACAGGAATGACTGGATACGAACAAGTATTGACCGACCCTTCCTATCAAGGACAGATCGTCGTGTTTTCTTATCCTTTTATAGGAAACTACGGATTTGATCCTAAGAGTATGGAATCCGCCAAAATTCAAGTGGCAGGAGTAGTTATGGCAGAGTGCTTTGGATTCGTTGCAAAAGATAACCGCCAATCTATCGTTGACTTGCTAAACGCTTATCAAATCCCTGCTCTAACCAATGTAGATACAAGATCTCTTATTCAACAAATTCGAATAAAAGGATCTCTACCAGCCGTTTTGCATGTACCAAGCATCACTCCTGATTCTTTTCAGCTAGAAGAATATTGGCCGACTACATCAATGAAAAAGACAGGTTCAGGAGACACGCATATCGTACTGATCGATTTTGGATATAAGAAATCAATCGTTGATGCTCTTGTTAACGAGGGATGCAGAGTAACAATTGTTCCTTTTGATCAAGATATAGCCGATATCGAAAAATTAAATCCAGATGGTTTTGTTTTTTCAAACGGTTCTGGTGATCCTATGAGGTTCTCCGCCTATTTTCATCGTTATAAAAATCTAGCGATGCGCTACCCTACGTTAGGCATCTGTCTCGGTCATCAGATACTTGCTTTAGCATTCGGCGGTGAGACGCGAAAGCTGAAATTTGGTCATCGTGGTGCGAATCAGCCAGTTATGAACTTGAAGACAGGAAAAGTATCGATGAGTTCACAAAATCATAGTTATGTTGTTCAAAAAGAAAGTTTAGCAGAAACAGGGTTCAATATTTGGTTTGAAAACGTGAACGATCAAAGTGTCGAGGGATTATGGCATCGTTCATTCAATGTTGCAAGTGTACAATTCCACCCTGAAGCAGCACCTGGTCCGAACGAACATAAGGAAATCTTCCAAAATTTTATTAACAGTGTACAACATACAGAGAAGGTGAGAAGTTATGCCTAA
- a CDS encoding NupC/NupG family nucleoside CNT transporter → MSILIGILGIIALIAIAFIMSNDKKNINYKAVGIMLVVQLFIAWFMLNTTVGKTVLNKIVNVFNKVLSFGNDGIAFVFGDLSGKEYFFINVLMMIVFVSALLSILTYTRILPLAIKYIGGTVAKITGLPKIESFVAVNSMVFGDTTAIISVKSQLHKLSANRLFVVVTSSLVAVSCSILGAYMQMIPAEYVLVALPINVFSGLILSSIVCPVTAEEDEEIDVKEMVKEKSLFEAIGNGALDGGKVALIVGAMLITYIGLLSMVNFAFDAVTGLTFQQILGYVFAPIAFIMGIPANEIVQAGSVMGTKVAANEFVAMLDFMKMIPNMDPKTVGIVSAFLISFANFSSIGIILGTVQAINGEKASMLAKVGLKVLLVATMGSVLTGTIVGLFL, encoded by the coding sequence ATGTCAATTTTAATTGGAATTTTGGGTATTATTGCATTAATTGCAATCGCTTTCATCATGTCTAATGATAAGAAGAACATTAACTATAAAGCGGTTGGAATAATGTTAGTAGTACAGTTATTCATAGCGTGGTTCATGCTTAATACAACAGTAGGTAAAACGGTATTAAACAAAATTGTAAACGTTTTTAATAAGGTCCTTTCATTTGGTAATGATGGTATTGCGTTCGTATTTGGTGATTTAAGTGGTAAAGAATACTTCTTTATTAACGTACTTATGATGATTGTGTTTGTTTCCGCTTTACTTTCAATCTTGACATACACTCGTATTTTACCTTTAGCTATAAAATACATCGGCGGAACTGTTGCTAAGATAACAGGTCTTCCTAAAATAGAATCTTTCGTTGCTGTAAACTCAATGGTCTTTGGTGATACAACTGCCATTATCTCTGTTAAATCTCAATTGCATAAACTTTCAGCAAACCGACTTTTCGTTGTTGTAACATCTTCATTAGTAGCTGTTAGTTGTTCGATCCTTGGTGCTTACATGCAAATGATTCCTGCTGAATACGTACTTGTGGCTTTACCAATCAACGTATTCTCTGGATTGATTTTATCTTCCATCGTATGTCCTGTAACTGCCGAAGAAGATGAAGAAATTGATGTAAAAGAAATGGTTAAAGAAAAGTCACTGTTTGAAGCAATTGGTAACGGTGCATTAGATGGAGGTAAGGTTGCTCTAATCGTAGGTGCGATGCTAATTACCTACATCGGATTACTTTCAATGGTCAACTTTGCTTTTGATGCCGTAACAGGTCTAACGTTCCAACAAATTTTAGGTTATGTTTTTGCTCCGATTGCTTTTATCATGGGTATACCTGCTAATGAAATCGTACAAGCTGGTTCTGTTATGGGAACAAAAGTTGCTGCAAACGAATTCGTTGCGATGCTAGACTTTATGAAAATGATCCCGAACATGGATCCAAAAACAGTTGGTATCGTTTCTGCATTCTTAATTTCATTTGCTAACTTCTCTTCAATCGGAATTATTTTAGGAACTGTTCAAGCGATTAATGGAGAAAAAGCTTCAATGCTTGCTAAAGTAGGTTTAAAAGTATTACTTGTAGCTACTATGGGTTCTGTATTAACAGGAACAATTGTAGGGTTATTCTTATAA
- a CDS encoding ECF transporter S component: MQKGKIKQMVAVSMLSTIAYVLMMLDFPFPGLPPFLKIDFSEVPALLAAIIFGPAAGVMVEAIKNVLHYGIVGSFTGVPVGQLANFVAGILFILPVSYLFRKKNSVKRLSAGLILGTVLMTFMMGLLNYLIILPAYTWFLGADPMSSQMMLDLILKGITPFNLIKGTIITLLFVALYNRMQPWVMKQIAQQA; this comes from the coding sequence ATGCAAAAGGGAAAGATCAAACAAATGGTAGCGGTATCGATGCTCAGTACGATTGCTTATGTACTAATGATGCTCGACTTCCCGTTCCCAGGGTTACCTCCATTCTTAAAGATTGACTTTAGTGAGGTGCCTGCACTTTTAGCTGCAATCATTTTTGGACCTGCAGCAGGAGTTATGGTAGAAGCCATAAAAAATGTTCTACACTATGGTATAGTAGGAAGCTTTACAGGAGTACCAGTTGGTCAATTAGCAAACTTTGTTGCCGGTATTCTCTTCATTCTTCCAGTATCCTACTTATTCCGCAAAAAGAATTCTGTTAAACGTCTTTCAGCGGGCTTGATCTTAGGAACGGTTTTGATGACATTTATGATGGGGCTGCTCAACTACCTGATCATCTTACCTGCATATACGTGGTTCCTTGGTGCTGATCCGATGTCTAGCCAGATGATGCTTGATCTTATACTAAAAGGGATAACACCGTTTAACTTGATAAAAGGTACGATAATTACACTGTTATTCGTAGCATTATACAACCGAATGCAGCCATGGGTGATGAAACAGATTGCTCAGCAGGCTTAA
- a CDS encoding YuzB family protein has translation MRPIIEFCVSNLASGAQKALEELEKDYDLDVIEYGCLGYCGHCAKSLFALVNGDIVHGETSDELVKNIYNHIEENGMF, from the coding sequence ATGAGACCGATTATAGAGTTTTGTGTAAGTAATCTAGCGAGTGGTGCACAAAAAGCGCTTGAAGAACTTGAGAAGGACTATGATCTTGACGTTATTGAGTATGGGTGTCTGGGTTATTGTGGACACTGTGCTAAATCGCTGTTTGCTTTAGTGAATGGAGATATTGTTCACGGAGAAACATCGGACGAACTTGTTAAAAATATTTACAATCATATAGAAGAAAACGGGATGTTTTAA
- a CDS encoding NAD(P)/FAD-dependent oxidoreductase, translated as MKHLVLLGGGYGNMRVLKRLLNSSDLPENIQLTLIDRVPYHCLKTEYYALAAGTISDHHVRVTFPDHPRLNIKYGEVTAIDVKEKKVLLKDQDAVSYDDLVIGLGCEDKYHNVPGADQFTLSIQTIDKSRQTYQILNNLHANAVVAVVGAGLSGVELASELRESRPDLTIKLFDRGDMILSAYKKRLSNYVQNWFVEHGVEVINNSNVTKVEEGALYNHDEKVECDAIVWTAGIQPSRIVRDLDVEKDSQGRVVLTEHHHLPAEEHVYVVGDCASLPYAPSAQLAEEQAEQISQVLLARWNDQPLPEMNEIKLKGVMGSLGKKSGFGTMGSTALIGRVPRLLKSGILWLYKYQV; from the coding sequence ATGAAACACCTCGTTTTACTTGGCGGAGGATATGGAAATATGCGTGTGCTAAAGAGACTTCTTAATTCCTCAGACCTCCCTGAAAACATTCAGCTTACGCTTATTGATCGTGTACCTTACCATTGTCTAAAGACCGAATATTATGCACTTGCTGCAGGAACCATATCTGATCATCATGTTCGTGTAACTTTTCCGGACCACCCACGCCTGAATATTAAATATGGTGAAGTTACAGCAATTGATGTAAAAGAAAAGAAAGTTCTATTAAAAGACCAAGATGCGGTTTCATATGATGATTTGGTTATCGGCCTAGGTTGTGAAGACAAATATCATAATGTTCCTGGTGCTGACCAATTTACGCTTAGCATTCAGACCATTGATAAGTCGCGTCAAACGTATCAAATTTTAAACAACTTGCATGCAAATGCAGTTGTTGCAGTAGTAGGTGCGGGTCTTTCAGGTGTAGAGTTAGCATCTGAACTTCGTGAGAGCCGTCCAGACCTCACCATCAAACTCTTTGACCGTGGTGATATGATTCTCTCCGCTTATAAAAAGAGATTGAGCAACTATGTACAAAACTGGTTTGTTGAACACGGTGTTGAAGTAATCAACAATTCAAATGTAACAAAGGTTGAAGAAGGCGCTCTTTATAATCATGACGAAAAGGTTGAGTGTGATGCTATCGTTTGGACAGCAGGCATACAGCCAAGCCGAATCGTTCGTGATTTAGATGTGGAAAAAGACAGTCAAGGACGTGTTGTTCTTACTGAACATCATCACCTTCCAGCTGAAGAGCATGTATATGTTGTCGGAGATTGCGCGAGCCTCCCTTATGCACCAAGTGCACAATTAGCAGAGGAGCAAGCAGAACAGATCTCCCAAGTCCTTTTGGCTCGTTGGAACGATCAGCCCCTTCCAGAAATGAATGAGATCAAACTAAAAGGTGTTATGGGTTCTCTCGGTAAGAAGAGCGGATTTGGTACGATGGGAAGTACTGCGCTTATAGGTAGAGTACCACGTTTATTAAAATCAGGAATTCTTTGGTTGTATAAATATCAAGTATAA
- a CDS encoding LSM domain-containing protein yields MLNPLKGKSHKDESSSFAGHHHHHYHDLCLEYMGQKVTIELNDGNVYHGQLHSYDQDNMYMIMPGEQADRNSRIIFVGPFFPGFGVFGFPFYRIRRFRPYYW; encoded by the coding sequence TTGTTGAACCCTTTAAAAGGTAAAAGTCATAAAGATGAGTCGTCCTCATTTGCTGGACATCATCACCATCATTACCATGATCTTTGTCTCGAGTACATGGGACAGAAGGTTACGATTGAACTGAATGATGGAAATGTATATCACGGTCAATTGCATAGCTATGATCAAGATAATATGTATATGATCATGCCAGGTGAGCAAGCTGATCGTAATAGCCGTATCATTTTTGTCGGGCCGTTTTTTCCTGGCTTCGGAGTTTTTGGTTTTCCGTTTTACCGAATTCGTCGTTTCCGTCCTTATTATTGGTAA
- a CDS encoding acetylornithine transaminase codes for MSALFPTYKRKQIRLQKGNGTYVYDQNDKKYLDFTSGIAVTSLGHCHPDVVAALQKQSECIWHTSNLFEIHQQELLADTLVKHTHLDLAFFCNSGAEANEAAIKLAKKFTKKNKIITFNDSFHGRTFGSMSATGQQKIKEGYGPLLSTFIHLPWNDIEQLKKQADNDTAAIMMEVIQGEGGIKIADPDFYKAVQEICEKNDILLIIDEVQTGIGRTGKRYAYEHFELDPDIVTLAKGLGNGFPIGAMLGKSKLADMFGPGSHGTTFGGNPLACAVSQSVLDIIFHDEFLSEVERKGKNFKAQLENHLINFPCVKEIRGKGLLIGIECERAGELIVNLEDQGLLTVPAGEPVIRLLPPLNVTDEELTSALNTILALFNNKYEKVT; via the coding sequence GTGAGTGCACTTTTTCCAACTTACAAAAGAAAACAAATACGACTTCAAAAAGGTAACGGAACTTATGTGTATGACCAAAACGATAAGAAATACTTAGATTTCACGAGTGGAATAGCTGTAACGAGTCTAGGTCATTGTCATCCCGATGTGGTTGCAGCTCTACAAAAGCAAAGCGAATGCATCTGGCATACTTCCAATCTTTTTGAAATCCATCAGCAAGAGTTGCTCGCAGATACGCTTGTGAAGCACACACATTTGGATCTAGCCTTCTTTTGCAATAGTGGAGCTGAAGCGAACGAAGCTGCGATCAAGCTTGCTAAGAAATTCACAAAGAAAAATAAGATCATCACGTTTAACGATTCATTTCACGGGAGAACGTTCGGTTCCATGTCGGCGACGGGTCAACAAAAGATAAAAGAAGGATATGGACCGCTTCTGTCAACATTCATACATCTGCCATGGAACGATATTGAGCAATTGAAGAAACAGGCAGACAACGACACAGCTGCGATCATGATGGAAGTCATACAGGGAGAAGGCGGGATTAAAATTGCTGACCCAGATTTTTATAAAGCAGTGCAAGAGATTTGTGAGAAGAACGATATTTTATTAATTATTGATGAAGTCCAAACCGGTATCGGCAGAACGGGAAAAAGATATGCCTATGAACACTTCGAATTAGATCCTGATATCGTTACTCTTGCCAAAGGGCTAGGAAACGGCTTTCCGATAGGAGCTATGCTTGGAAAGAGTAAACTAGCTGATATGTTTGGTCCAGGTAGCCATGGAACAACATTTGGAGGAAATCCTCTCGCATGTGCAGTCAGCCAAAGTGTTTTGGATATCATTTTTCATGACGAATTCTTAAGTGAGGTTGAGAGAAAAGGAAAGAACTTCAAAGCGCAATTAGAAAATCACTTGATAAATTTCCCTTGCGTAAAGGAAATACGAGGAAAAGGACTATTGATAGGAATAGAATGTGAGCGGGCTGGCGAATTAATAGTAAATTTAGAAGACCAAGGTCTATTAACCGTTCCTGCAGGCGAGCCTGTTATTCGATTACTACCCCCTTTAAATGTTACGGATGAAGAACTAACATCAGCGTTAAACACGATTCTAGCTCTTTTTAATAACAAATATGAAAAAGTGACGTAA
- a CDS encoding carbamoyl phosphate synthase large subunit, translating to MPKQQDIKKVLVIGSGPIVIGQAAEFDYSGTQACKALKEEGIEVVLINNNPATIMTDKTFADVIYFEPLTVEYAEQIIQKEKPDGLLATVGGQTGLNLAMELHEKGILKKYEVKLLGTDIHSIQKAEDRDLFRSLMKHLGEPVPESEIVTSIDEAIHFAEVTGYPVIVRPAYTLGGFGGGIASSKEMLTSLVKQGLSASPINQCLIEKSIAGYKEVEYEVMRDKNGTCITVCNMENVDPVGVHTGDSVVVAPSQTLTDDEYQSLRKASLTIISALEIVGGCNIQFALHPDNSQYYLIEVNPRVSRSSALASKATGYPIAKIAAKLALGYNLHELKNPVTGTTFASFEPALDYVAVKMPRWPFDKFPHADRKLGTQMKATGEVMALERNMASAFQKAIRSLELKTNGMYLKELSALDEDTLLDLVISADDRRFFVVMELLKRGITADRIHELTQITPYFLSIFHEMVSMDNMLQQTTLEKIEKQQLQLAKKYGFSDRYLSEIWSASELEVRNKRVEWDITPTYKMVDTCAAEFEAKTTYFYSSWSGKSDRIPSTKKKVAVIGSGPIRIGQGVEFDYCCVHSAIALKSFGYEAILINNNPETVSTDYEVSDSLYFEPLTFEDINHVLEFEGISDVILQFGGQTSINLAKKLEEAGYYVLGSPADTVDQMEDRERFYQFLDTLNIPKVPGFSAVSEKEVKLYANKLGFPILLRPSYVIGGSGMKVLYSESELTDYLKHEQVNYPVLIDTFLEGTEAEVDVLSDGADLFIPGIFEHLEGTGVHSGDSLTVTPPQSLSNHVIDQIKSFSKKIALNLSYKGLFNIQFAIKNESVYVIEVNPRASRTAPIMSKITNVNLVQKATQLLLGHSLKSLNLDQEHNGQPEVTVKAPVFSTIKLPGVSPVLSPMMLSTGEVIGTDADFNGALMKALKGSSLQLADLWNDQGSIFAEGTLAEAASKAWEECGYSVLTAKNLTFDEWLKTDNKAIYINFSNDCESQNAKRAVLDRVHVLTRKETSYAYLDAIRTSNKMRKEVLI from the coding sequence ATGCCTAAACAACAAGACATCAAGAAGGTGCTCGTGATCGGATCAGGACCGATCGTAATCGGGCAGGCAGCAGAATTTGATTATTCCGGAACACAGGCATGTAAAGCGTTAAAAGAAGAAGGGATAGAAGTAGTCTTGATCAACAACAATCCGGCTACGATCATGACGGATAAGACGTTTGCAGACGTTATATACTTTGAACCCTTAACAGTAGAATATGCTGAACAGATTATTCAAAAAGAAAAACCTGATGGACTCTTAGCCACGGTTGGAGGTCAAACAGGACTTAACTTGGCGATGGAACTTCATGAGAAAGGAATTTTAAAGAAATATGAAGTGAAACTTTTAGGTACAGATATTCATTCTATACAAAAAGCAGAAGACCGTGATCTGTTTCGATCATTGATGAAGCATCTCGGAGAACCTGTACCAGAAAGTGAGATTGTTACTTCAATAGACGAAGCGATCCATTTTGCTGAAGTGACTGGTTATCCGGTAATTGTTAGACCAGCATATACTCTCGGGGGGTTTGGTGGCGGAATTGCTTCCTCTAAAGAGATGCTGACCTCTCTAGTTAAACAAGGTCTATCAGCGAGTCCGATCAACCAATGTCTGATTGAAAAAAGTATTGCAGGCTATAAAGAGGTTGAATATGAAGTGATGCGTGACAAGAACGGAACATGCATCACGGTTTGTAACATGGAAAACGTTGACCCTGTCGGTGTTCATACAGGTGATTCTGTAGTAGTAGCTCCTAGCCAGACATTAACAGATGATGAGTATCAGTCACTTAGAAAAGCGTCATTAACCATCATCTCTGCGCTTGAAATCGTAGGAGGATGTAATATTCAGTTTGCACTTCATCCTGATAACTCACAGTATTATTTGATCGAAGTGAATCCGCGTGTGAGCAGGTCATCTGCACTAGCATCAAAAGCAACTGGATATCCGATTGCAAAGATCGCTGCCAAACTTGCCCTAGGGTATAACCTGCATGAATTGAAGAATCCAGTAACAGGAACGACCTTTGCGAGTTTTGAACCGGCATTAGATTATGTAGCTGTAAAAATGCCAAGGTGGCCGTTCGATAAGTTTCCTCATGCTGACCGAAAACTCGGAACCCAGATGAAAGCGACAGGCGAAGTGATGGCGTTAGAGAGAAACATGGCTTCAGCGTTTCAAAAGGCGATCCGATCACTAGAGCTTAAAACGAACGGAATGTATTTGAAAGAACTATCTGCATTAGATGAGGATACACTTCTTGATCTTGTCATATCAGCAGATGATCGTCGTTTTTTCGTGGTGATGGAACTGTTGAAAAGAGGAATAACTGCAGACAGAATTCATGAATTAACACAAATCACACCTTACTTTTTATCCATCTTTCATGAGATGGTTTCTATGGACAATATGCTGCAACAAACAACTTTAGAAAAAATAGAAAAACAACAGCTGCAACTGGCAAAAAAGTATGGTTTTTCAGATCGATACTTATCAGAAATCTGGTCTGCTTCAGAGTTAGAGGTACGCAACAAGAGAGTAGAGTGGGATATCACGCCGACGTATAAGATGGTGGATACGTGTGCAGCAGAGTTCGAAGCAAAAACGACATATTTTTATTCCAGCTGGAGCGGGAAGAGCGATAGAATCCCAAGCACGAAGAAAAAAGTGGCAGTCATCGGATCCGGTCCCATACGAATCGGGCAAGGTGTTGAATTTGATTATTGTTGCGTGCATAGTGCTATAGCACTCAAATCTTTTGGATATGAAGCCATCTTGATTAACAATAATCCAGAAACAGTAAGTACGGACTATGAAGTATCTGACTCCCTATATTTTGAGCCTCTAACCTTTGAAGACATCAATCATGTTTTGGAGTTTGAAGGAATATCAGATGTCATTCTGCAATTTGGTGGCCAAACATCTATCAATTTGGCTAAGAAGTTAGAAGAGGCGGGATATTATGTTCTTGGAAGTCCGGCAGACACCGTAGACCAAATGGAAGACAGAGAGCGCTTTTATCAATTTTTGGACACATTGAATATTCCTAAAGTTCCAGGATTTTCGGCGGTAAGCGAAAAAGAAGTGAAGCTTTATGCAAACAAACTAGGGTTTCCAATTCTTCTACGTCCATCATACGTGATTGGTGGAAGCGGAATGAAGGTGCTGTATTCTGAAAGCGAACTTACAGATTATCTAAAACATGAACAAGTGAATTATCCTGTTTTGATCGATACGTTTTTAGAAGGTACAGAAGCCGAGGTAGATGTTTTAAGCGATGGTGCAGATCTATTCATTCCTGGTATTTTTGAACATTTAGAAGGAACCGGGGTTCATTCTGGAGATAGTCTGACTGTCACACCACCGCAATCTTTATCAAATCATGTGATAGATCAAATAAAATCTTTCTCTAAAAAAATAGCACTTAACTTATCGTATAAAGGATTGTTTAATATTCAATTCGCTATAAAGAATGAGAGTGTATATGTTATTGAAGTGAACCCAAGAGCATCTCGAACAGCTCCCATCATGAGTAAGATTACGAATGTAAACCTCGTGCAGAAAGCAACACAATTGCTTCTTGGTCATTCATTAAAGTCATTAAACCTTGACCAAGAGCATAACGGACAACCGGAAGTTACAGTAAAAGCGCCTGTGTTCTCAACCATAAAACTGCCTGGTGTTTCTCCGGTGTTAAGTCCGATGATGCTATCTACTGGAGAAGTGATAGGAACAGATGCCGATTTTAATGGAGCTCTAATGAAAGCTTTGAAAGGATCGAGTCTTCAATTGGCTGATCTATGGAATGATCAAGGAAGTATTTTTGCGGAAGGAACCCTCGCTGAAGCTGCTTCAAAAGCCTGGGAGGAATGTGGATATTCCGTACTTACTGCAAAAAATCTAACATTTGATGAATGGTTAAAAACAGACAATAAAGCCATATATATAAATTTTTCGAATGATTGCGAAAGTCAAAATGCTAAGCGTGCCGTTCTTGATAGAGTCCATGTACTAACAAGGAAAGAAACATCTTACGCTTATTTAGATGCGATACGCACCTCGAATAAAATGAGAAAGGAAGTGCTGATCTAA
- a CDS encoding YuzD family protein: MSNSFSIKVYGAEQKCASCVHLPSAKETAEWLEAAISRKFPNLLFNVLYIDMERTENEIDQAFSERIVEEDLFYPVVVIDGEVVAEGNPNLKTIYAIIEQNGYGAVS, translated from the coding sequence ATGAGTAACTCATTTAGTATTAAAGTATATGGAGCGGAACAAAAATGTGCCAGCTGTGTTCATCTTCCTTCAGCAAAAGAAACAGCTGAATGGCTAGAGGCAGCAATCTCAAGAAAGTTTCCGAACTTATTGTTTAATGTTCTTTATATAGACATGGAAAGAACGGAAAATGAGATCGATCAGGCATTTTCAGAAAGAATTGTAGAAGAAGACCTTTTTTATCCTGTCGTCGTAATTGATGGAGAGGTAGTAGCAGAAGGTAATCCGAACTTAAAAACGATCTATGCAATTATAGAACAGAATGGTTATGGCGCTGTAAGTTAA